A genomic window from Astatotilapia calliptera chromosome 12, fAstCal1.2, whole genome shotgun sequence includes:
- the cyp1d1 gene encoding cytochrome P450 1D1 isoform X2 → MRHIFFSFNEDLICFLPFKDKSVFFVSSLSTFSLLSLSISTCNMRPLLFGILPIKENSFGSLSSVTVALCLLTLLLMVIWGQKSKRSFFHFHLDSQLDHTKYPPPPGPKPWPLVGNLLQVGDQIHLSLTGLRLQYGDIFKLRLGSLTVVVLTNGTSMTFNENYGPVWLLHKKLCKNALRSFSQAEPRGFGATCLLEEHICAEAAGMVQVIREKAAKEETEGIDPATTLVTSVANVICALCFGKRYDYSDKEFLTIVDVNNEVLKLFAAGNLADFFPVFRYFPSPSLRKIVQYVRRMNRFMERNIEEHIDTFDKNRIRDITDALIALCEEREESKDTSMLSNDQIIHTVIDIFGAGFDTIIAGLQWSLLYLIKFPDIQDKINQEIDEHIGKLQLPRFSNKAKMPFTEAFIYEVFRHASYVPFTIPHCTTRDITFNGYFIPKDTCVFINQYQVNHDTDLWGDPETFRPQRFLNPCGLLNKELTEKVQIFGMGKRRCLGDEFARLEMFVFLTTLLHGLRIENVPGQELDLSTDFGLTMKPRPYRITISQRF, encoded by the exons ATGaggcacattttcttttcttttaacgaGGATCTGATCTGTTTTCTCCCTTTCAAggataaatctgttttttttgtttcttcactTTCAACTTTCTCTCTCTTATCTCTCAGTATTTCTACTTGCAACATGAGGCCGCTGCTGTTTGGGATTCTGCCAATCAAGGAGAACTCTTTTGGCTCTCTATCTAGTGTAACTGTTGCACTCTGTCTTTTAACCCTCCTCCTGATGGTTATCTGGGGTCAAAAGAGTAAGAGATCCTTCTTCCACTTCCATCTTGACTCCCAGCTGGACCACACAAAATATCCCCCACCTCCTGGCCCCAAACCGTGGCCCCTTGTCGGGAATCTGCTCCAGGTCGGGGATCAGATTCATCTCTCTCTAACTGGGTTGAGGCTTCAGTATGGAGACATCTTCAAG CTCCGCCTTGGCTCTTTGACTGTTGTCGTTCTGA CCAATGGGACCAGCATGACTTTCAATGAGAACTACGGACCTGTGTGGCTGCTCCATAAGAAGCTGTGTAAGAATGCCCTCAGGTCTTTCTCCCAGGCTGAGCCAAGGGGTTTTGGTGCCACCTGCCTCTTAGAGGAGCACATATGTGCAGAGGCTGCAGGGATGGTGCAGGTGATTCGAGAAaaagctgcaaaagaagaaacagaggGTATAGACCCAGCAACGACCTTGGTAACCTCAGTGGCAAATGTCATTTGTGCGCTTTGTTTTGGGAAACGGTATGACTACAGTGATAAGGAGTTTCTCACTATTGTTGATGTCAACAACGAGGTCCTGAAGCTCTTTGCAGCGGGGAACCTGGCTGATTTTTTCCCTGTGTTTCGCTACTTTCCGAGTCCATCTCTGAGAAAGATAGTCCAGTACGTTCGCAGGATGAACAGATTCATGGAGCGGAACATTGAGGAACACATTGACACCTTTGATAAG AACCGTATCCGGGACATTACAGACGCTCTAATTGCACTTtgtgaagaaagagaagaaagcaagGATACTTCGATGCTCTCTAACGACCAGAtcattcacactgtcatagaCATCTTTGGAGCAG GATTCGACACCATCATCGCTGGTTTGCAGTGGAGCCTGTTGTACCTCATCAAGTTTCCTGACATCCAGGATAAAATAAACCAGGAAATAG atgagCATATCGGCAAACTCCAGCTGCCCAGGTTTTCCAACAAAGCCAAGATGCCTTTCACAGAGGCCTTCATATATGAAGTGTTTCGTCATGCTTCATATGTCCCTTTTACCATACCACACTG CACCACGAGAGACATCACATTTAATGGGTATTTCATTCCCAAAGACACATGCGTCTTCATTAATCAATATCAAGTCAACCATGATAC TGATCTTTGGGGCGATCCTGAGACATTTCGTCCACAGCGTTTCTTGAATCCATGTGGACTCCTGAACAAAGAGCTGACAGAGAAAGTCCAGATCTTCGGCATGGGAAAAAGACGCTGTCTTGGCGATGAATTTGCACGTTTGgagatgtttgtgtttcttaCCACGCTTCTTCATGGGCTACGTATTGAAAATGTTCCAGGGCAGGAGCTGGATCTCAGCACTGATTTTGGTCTAACTATGAAACCACGTCCATATAGGATTACCATTTCCCAGAGATTTTAG
- the cyp1d1 gene encoding cytochrome P450 1D1 isoform X1 — MRHIFFSFNEDLICFLPFKDKSVFFVSSLSTFSLLSLSISTCNMRPLLFGILPIKENSFGSLSSVTVALCLLTLLLMVIWGQKSKRSFFHFHLDSQLDHTKYPPPPGPKPWPLVGNLLQVGDQIHLSLTGLRLQYGDIFKLRLGSLTVVVLSGYNTIRQALVRHGEAFAGRPNLFIFSAIANGTSMTFNENYGPVWLLHKKLCKNALRSFSQAEPRGFGATCLLEEHICAEAAGMVQVIREKAAKEETEGIDPATTLVTSVANVICALCFGKRYDYSDKEFLTIVDVNNEVLKLFAAGNLADFFPVFRYFPSPSLRKIVQYVRRMNRFMERNIEEHIDTFDKNRIRDITDALIALCEEREESKDTSMLSNDQIIHTVIDIFGAGFDTIIAGLQWSLLYLIKFPDIQDKINQEIDEHIGKLQLPRFSNKAKMPFTEAFIYEVFRHASYVPFTIPHCTTRDITFNGYFIPKDTCVFINQYQVNHDTDLWGDPETFRPQRFLNPCGLLNKELTEKVQIFGMGKRRCLGDEFARLEMFVFLTTLLHGLRIENVPGQELDLSTDFGLTMKPRPYRITISQRF; from the exons ATGaggcacattttcttttcttttaacgaGGATCTGATCTGTTTTCTCCCTTTCAAggataaatctgttttttttgtttcttcactTTCAACTTTCTCTCTCTTATCTCTCAGTATTTCTACTTGCAACATGAGGCCGCTGCTGTTTGGGATTCTGCCAATCAAGGAGAACTCTTTTGGCTCTCTATCTAGTGTAACTGTTGCACTCTGTCTTTTAACCCTCCTCCTGATGGTTATCTGGGGTCAAAAGAGTAAGAGATCCTTCTTCCACTTCCATCTTGACTCCCAGCTGGACCACACAAAATATCCCCCACCTCCTGGCCCCAAACCGTGGCCCCTTGTCGGGAATCTGCTCCAGGTCGGGGATCAGATTCATCTCTCTCTAACTGGGTTGAGGCTTCAGTATGGAGACATCTTCAAG CTCCGCCTTGGCTCTTTGACTGTTGTCGTTCTGAGTGGGTACAACACCATCAGGCAGGCTCTGGTTCGACACGGGGAAGCTTTTGCGGGGCGACCTAACCTTTTCATCTTCTCTGCTATAGCCAATGGGACCAGCATGACTTTCAATGAGAACTACGGACCTGTGTGGCTGCTCCATAAGAAGCTGTGTAAGAATGCCCTCAGGTCTTTCTCCCAGGCTGAGCCAAGGGGTTTTGGTGCCACCTGCCTCTTAGAGGAGCACATATGTGCAGAGGCTGCAGGGATGGTGCAGGTGATTCGAGAAaaagctgcaaaagaagaaacagaggGTATAGACCCAGCAACGACCTTGGTAACCTCAGTGGCAAATGTCATTTGTGCGCTTTGTTTTGGGAAACGGTATGACTACAGTGATAAGGAGTTTCTCACTATTGTTGATGTCAACAACGAGGTCCTGAAGCTCTTTGCAGCGGGGAACCTGGCTGATTTTTTCCCTGTGTTTCGCTACTTTCCGAGTCCATCTCTGAGAAAGATAGTCCAGTACGTTCGCAGGATGAACAGATTCATGGAGCGGAACATTGAGGAACACATTGACACCTTTGATAAG AACCGTATCCGGGACATTACAGACGCTCTAATTGCACTTtgtgaagaaagagaagaaagcaagGATACTTCGATGCTCTCTAACGACCAGAtcattcacactgtcatagaCATCTTTGGAGCAG GATTCGACACCATCATCGCTGGTTTGCAGTGGAGCCTGTTGTACCTCATCAAGTTTCCTGACATCCAGGATAAAATAAACCAGGAAATAG atgagCATATCGGCAAACTCCAGCTGCCCAGGTTTTCCAACAAAGCCAAGATGCCTTTCACAGAGGCCTTCATATATGAAGTGTTTCGTCATGCTTCATATGTCCCTTTTACCATACCACACTG CACCACGAGAGACATCACATTTAATGGGTATTTCATTCCCAAAGACACATGCGTCTTCATTAATCAATATCAAGTCAACCATGATAC TGATCTTTGGGGCGATCCTGAGACATTTCGTCCACAGCGTTTCTTGAATCCATGTGGACTCCTGAACAAAGAGCTGACAGAGAAAGTCCAGATCTTCGGCATGGGAAAAAGACGCTGTCTTGGCGATGAATTTGCACGTTTGgagatgtttgtgtttcttaCCACGCTTCTTCATGGGCTACGTATTGAAAATGTTCCAGGGCAGGAGCTGGATCTCAGCACTGATTTTGGTCTAACTATGAAACCACGTCCATATAGGATTACCATTTCCCAGAGATTTTAG
- the kifl gene encoding putative LOC110439812 homolog — translation MVEDMKGKIRVFCRIRPASRAEAAQGGAIVVEKIDEYSVTVETPRGPREFQFDKVFSAEASQEDLFHDTSRLIQLAIDGYNVCVFAYGQTGSGKTFTMVGDKEQKNPGIIPRAFNAMFDIMRENSSKFSFKVSAYMLELYNDRLQDLFASQAGEAHVHTQSHGQARRVEIKRNRKGVVFAQGAETKEASSAQELYALFQQACANRHISATKMNVESSRSHLIVGIMLESRNLTNGSVSSGKLSLVDLAGSERAAKTGAKDHQLKEANSINKSLSALGDVISALSAELPHVPYRNSKLTQVMQDSLGGNAKTLMIVNTSPTEYNLDETLTSLIYATRVKAITNNAQRNVESKEIAQLKEVIMKLRSGQSVEEEDV, via the exons atgGTTGAAGATATGAAAg GTAAAATTAGAGTGTTTTGTCGGATTCGCCCTGCGAGCCGAGCCGAAGCTGCGCAGGGTGGCGCCATCGTTGTGGAAAAAATAGATGAATACTCTGTCACCGTAGAAACCCCTCGTGGACCAAGGGAGTTTCAGTTTGACAAGGTGTTCAGTGCTGAAGCCTCTCAGGAAGACTTGTTTCATGACACCAGCAG GCTGATCCAGTTAGCTATCGACGGTTACAACGTTTGTGTCTTTGCATATGGCCAGACGGGCTCAGGGAAGACCTTCACTATGGTTGGGGACAAGGAACAGAAGAATCCCGGGATCATCCCGAGAGCTTTCAATGCCATGTTTGATATCATGCGCGAGAACAGCtctaaattcagttttaag GTTTCAGCCTATATGCTGGAGCTCTACAATGACAGGCTGCAGGACCTCTTTGCGAGCCAGGCTGGTGAGGCCCACGTACACACTCAATCCCATGGCCAGGCCAGGCGGGTGGAGATCAAGAGGAACAGAAAGGGAGTTGTGTTCGCCCAAGGAGCAGAGACAAAAGAGGCTTCCAGTGCCCAGGAGCTCTACGCTCTGTTCCAGCAGGCCTGCGCAAACCGACACATCTCTGCCACCA aGATGAACGTGGAGAGTTCCCGCTCTCATCTTATTGTTGGCATCATGTTGGAGAGCAGGAATCTGACAAATGGGAGTGTAAGCAGTGGGAAGCTGAGCCTTGTAGACCTGGCAGGCAGTGAGCGAGCAGCCAAAACAGGTGCCAAGGACCACCAGCTGAAG GAGGCAAACTCCATTAACAAGTCTTTGAGTGCACTGGGTGATGTGATCTCAGCTTTATCTGCTGAACTGCCCCATGTGCCATACAGGAATAGCAAGCTAACACag GTGATGCAAGACTCTTTGGGTGGAAATGCTAAAACTCTGATGATCGTCAACACCTCTCCTACAGAATACAATCTTGACGAGACGCTCACATCTCTTAt TTATGCAACAAGAGTGAAGGCCATAACCAACAACGCTCAGAGAAATGTGGAAAGCAAAGAGATTGCCCAGCTGAAAGAG gTGATCATGAAACTGAGATCTGGGCAGAGCGTGGAAGAGGAAGATGTTTGA